GTACGAGAAGCTGGGTAGGGCGAGGGGCCTCGCCGCGTTTTCACCGGATGCGCTTTCATCCATCGCCTACGCCAATCAAGAAATTTTCCTGGGTCTAGCTGTGGCTGGAAGCGTCGGCTTATCCTATTCGATATACGTCGCCTTAGCTATAACGGTTCTGCTCAGCGTGCTCACCCTCTCCTATTTTCAAACCGTCCACGCCTATCCGTCCGGTGGGGGATCCTATACCGTGGCTCGGGAGAACCTGGGAACAAGGCTGGGACTGGTGGCAGCGGCGGCTCTGATTATCGACTATCTACTCACCGCGGCGGTGAGCCTCACAGCGGGCGCGGCGGCGATCGCTTCGGCCTTTCCAGGGCTGTGGCCCTACCGGGTTGAGATGTCCCTTCTATTCCTATCCATGATTACCCTGCTTAACCTACGAGGCTTGCGTGAAATGGGGTTAGCCATGGCCGTCCCCGTTTACCTGTTCCTGGCCGGCTACATGCCCATGCTAGCTTATGGGCTGGGCTTCCTCATCATCCATGGGGTGACGCCTTTAACCTCAGCTCCTGAGGCGACCCAGCCCTTAACACTATTTTTGCTACTGCATACTTTTTCAACGGGATGTACGGCGTTGACGGGGATTGAAGCCATCAGCAACGGCGTACCCGCATTTAGACCTCCAGAAACCAAGAATGCTGGGCAGACACTCATCATCATGGCCTCATTAATGAGCATGCTTTTCCTCGGAAGCGTCGGGTTAACGCAAGCTCTCGCCGTGGTTCCCATGCCCCAGGAAACGATTTTGTCAGCCCTCGCCCGCCGCCTACTGGGGACCAACCCCCTCTACTTTACGATTCAAGCCGTGACGATGCTCATCCTGGTGATGGCCGCTAATACCAGCTTCGCAGACTTTCCACGCATCGCAGCGCTTTTAGCAGTCGATGGATTTATGCCTCGTCAACTAGCCAACCTTGGTGATCGGTTGGTATTCACCAATGGCATACTGCTCCTCGCGGCGGGTACCGGAGCTTTAATCGTCGCCTTCAGGGGAGACACCCATGCTTTGATACCTCTATTCGCGGTAGGGGCGTTCCTAGCCTATACTCTGTCCCAGGTGGGTATGGTCGTTCACTGGCGCCGCGAGCGAGGGAAGAGGTGGAGGTTGAAAGCGGCTTTAAACATGCTTGGGGCCTCGGCTACCGGTATTACACTCCTCGTCGTCAGCGCTACCAAGTTTATCAAAGGCGCGTGGATTACATTTCTGCTATTCCCAATATTGATGTTTGTCTTTTATAGAGTCCACTCTCATTACCAAGCTGTTTCCAGTCAGCTCCGCCTGTCCAGGCAGCTCCCTCCCTCAGCGAGGCCCCCCTCATCCCTACGCATAGTCGTCCCGGTCGCGGGTGTTAACCGCGTCACAGCCTACGCCATCGCCTACGCCAAGTTGATGTCCAGGGACGTCACAGCGGTGTACGTGGAGCTGGAGCCTGGGACCGGCCAACGCGTCCTCAAGGAATGGAGGCGTTGGTGGCCGGACATACCCTTAGTGGTGTTGCGGTCGCCGTACCGATCGGTCGTCGAACCATTCCTACACTACCTTGATGAAGTTGATAGGAGGCACGGCGATGGGCAACGGGCCGCGGTGCTCCTGCCGGAGTGGGTTCCAGCCCACTGGTGGCAGAGCTTCCTTCACAACCAGACCGCCCGGTTGATTAAGGAGGCGTTACTATATCGCAGGCGGCATTACGGTTATCAGA
The sequence above is a segment of the Candidatus Bathyarchaeota archaeon genome. Coding sequences within it:
- a CDS encoding APC family permease, with the protein product MRDKIKHLLLGPPLPTRRFMYEKLGRARGLAAFSPDALSSIAYANQEIFLGLAVAGSVGLSYSIYVALAITVLLSVLTLSYFQTVHAYPSGGGSYTVARENLGTRLGLVAAAALIIDYLLTAAVSLTAGAAAIASAFPGLWPYRVEMSLLFLSMITLLNLRGLREMGLAMAVPVYLFLAGYMPMLAYGLGFLIIHGVTPLTSAPEATQPLTLFLLLHTFSTGCTALTGIEAISNGVPAFRPPETKNAGQTLIIMASLMSMLFLGSVGLTQALAVVPMPQETILSALARRLLGTNPLYFTIQAVTMLILVMAANTSFADFPRIAALLAVDGFMPRQLANLGDRLVFTNGILLLAAGTGALIVAFRGDTHALIPLFAVGAFLAYTLSQVGMVVHWRRERGKRWRLKAALNMLGASATGITLLVVSATKFIKGAWITFLLFPILMFVFYRVHSHYQAVSSQLRLSRQLPPSARPPSSLRIVVPVAGVNRVTAYAIAYAKLMSRDVTAVYVELEPGTGQRVLKEWRRWWPDIPLVVLRSPYRSVVEPFLHYLDEVDRRHGDGQRAAVLLPEWVPAHWWQSFLHNQTARLIKEALLYRRRHYGYQRVIIDVPYHLRR